AAAAATTTAGGGATTGAGTCGATTCCAATGGTGAAATTCAAAGGGACATTTGATTACGAGCAACAGGCACGACTATATTTGCCAACTGAAAGTGCGCAGTTTACTAATTTATCAAGTCCTTATTACGAATCATATGTCGCACAGAGTATTCTTGAATTAGCAAAAAATAATTCGGTCAATATACTTGTGTTATTCACGTCATTAGACATGCTAAAAAATGTTTATTATAAAATTCAATCATCGTTAATTGATGATAGTATTGAAACATTAGCGCAAGGAATCACGGGTTCAAGGGAACGCATTCTGAAACGCTTCACCAAACAAGGTGGACAAAAAGTTTTACTTGGGGCTGATTCTTATTGGGAAGGGGTCGACTTACCTGGAGACGCTCTTGAATTAATCGTAGTTGTTCGCCTACCATTTGAATCACCTGATCGTCCGTATATCAAAGAAAAATTACGTCTCTATCAAGAACGTGGGTTAGATGGTTTTCAGCATTACTCATTACCCAAAGCGATATTACGTTTGCGCCAAGGGATTGGTCGTCTTATTCGTAGTAATGATGATCATGGGGCTATTGTAATACTTGACCCAAGAATTGAGACTGCACGTTATGCCAAAAAAATTAAACAGTCACTGCCCGATGGCTTGACGTTAGCTGTTAAGCCCCTGGATAATATTATCAGCGAATTAACAGATTTTATCGGTAAAAGAAACAACAGGTAATAATGGAGGAACAATATGTATAAAAAAATAATGATCGCATTAATTGCGTTATTAGTGATAATTATTTCAGGCAGTGTCTTGATTTTTGTAAAATCAGTTCAACCTCACCAACAAGCAGAAAAACAAGCGCTGGCGTTTGCCAAAAAATATATCGATCTTGAAACAGTCGATGAATTCTATTGGTTTAATCGTAAGGAAACAAATTTTTCATTAGTAGGGACGACTGAAAAAGGTAGTGAAATCGTCGCGTTTATTCCCGAAAGTGGTGATAAAATTAAAGTCATGAAACAAAAAGAAGGCATTAATTATGACCAAGTGATTAGTTTGATTGAAAAAGACTACCAACCTAATAAAATATTACGAGTAAATTTAGGGATGATTGATGACATTCCGCAGTGGGAAGTCGTTGTTCAAAATGAAGATGAGACGTTAACCTATTATTTAATAGGATTCGAATCAGGTAAAATAATCTCAGTTATTGAAAATGTATAAAATAGGAGGAATGCAAGATGGAATTATCTAAACGTGCTAAACAATTATCACCGTCTGCTACCTTAGCAACGGCTCAAAAAGCGCAAGACTTGAAGAAAACAGGGGTTGATGTGATTAGTTTGTCATTAGGACAACCAGATTTTGTAACGCCGATAAATGTTCAACAAGCAGCCATCTTATCAATTGAAAATGGAGAAGCAAGTTTTTATGCGCCATCTAACGGAATTTATCCATTGCGTCAAGCAATTATTGATCGAATTGAAACAGATTATGGCAAGCGATATGAACTAGATGAAGTAGTGGTGACGGACGGTGCCAAGTTTGCACTATACGCATTATTCCAAGCGGTATTAAATTCTGAAGACGAAGTGATAATTCCAGTTCCTTACTGGGTAAGTTACGCAGAACAAGTTAAATTAGCTCAAGGTGTGCCCGTCTTTGTTGAAACGAAAGAAAGCAACCAATTTAAAGCAACGGTCCAAGATTTGGAAGCTGCTAGGACGGACAAAACCAAATTAGTGATCATTAATTCTCCATCAAATCCAACAGGTATGCTTTATTCTAAAGAGGAACTAGAAGCAATCGGGAATTGGGCAGTTAAACACGATATTTATATTGTTGCGGATGAAATATACGGTAAGTTAATATACAACGGTTATGAATTTACTTCAATGATTGAATTATCTGATGCGATTAGAAAACAAACGTTCATCATCAATGGCGTATCAAAAAGCTATGCGATGACCGGTTGGAGAATCGGCTATGTTCTTGGAGACAAAGAAGTGGTTAAAGCGATTAACACTATAAACAGTCAATCAATTAGTAATTGTGCAGCGGTCAGTCAATACGCAGCGGTTGAAGCCTTGAGTGGACCGCAAAATTCAGTTGAAGAGATGCGTCAATCATTTGAAGAACGTTTGAATACAATTTATCCGCTAGTTGCAGCCTTGCCAGGTGTAACTATTGAAAAGCCTAAGAGCGCGTTTTACCTATACCCGAATATTCGTGAGACGCTAAATTTATGTGGGTATGAGAATGTCACAGATTTTGTGAATGATTTATTAGAAGAAGCCCATGTCGCGGTAGTAAGTGGCGAAGGATTTGGCACACACGATCACATCCGCATAAGCTATGCAACGGATATTGACACGTTAAAAAAAGGTGTTGAAAGAATTGCATCTTTTATTGAAAAAAAGCAAAAATAACGATATAGTAGTAGTAATGCTAATGAAACAGTGAAGGGGAGACTTATTAGATGGAAAGAATTCGTATTATTGATTCTAAAGACCACGTTGGCGAAATTGTACAAATTGGTGGTTGGATTGCGAATAAACGTTCAAGCGGTAAAATCGCTTTTCTACAATTACGTGACGGATCAGCCTTTTTCCAAGGGGTTGTCGTTAAAAATGAAGTACCTGAAGAGGTATTTGAAACAGCTAAAGGGTTAAGCCAAGAAACATCAGTTATCGTAACAGGTGAAATTCGTGAAGATTCACGTTCTAAGTTTGGTTACGAAATTGGTATTCAAAATATTGAAGTGGTAGGGGAAAGTAATGAGTACCCAATCACACCGAAAGAGCACGGGACAGACTTCTTAATGGACAACCGTCATTTATGGTTACGTTCAAGTCGTCAACATGCTATTATGCAAATTCGTAACGAAATTATTCGTGCGACATACGAATTTTACAATAGCCGTGGATTTACCAAAATTGATCCACCAATCTTAACAAGTAGTGCACCAGAAGGAACAACTGAATTATTCTCGACTGATTACTTCGGTCAAGATGCTTACCTTTCACAAACAGGTCAATTGTATGCTGAAGCAGCTGCAATGGCGTTTGGTAAAGTATTCTCATTCGGTCCAACTTTCCGTGCTGAAAAATCTAAAACACGTCGTCATTTGACAGAGTTCTGGATGATTGAACCTGAAATGGCGTTCGTCAAACATGAAGAAAGCTTACAAATTCAAGAGCAATATGTTGCCTTTTTAGTTCAATCAGTTTTAGATAACTGTGATTACGCTTTAGACGTTTTAGGTCGTGATAAAGACTTATTGAAAACTTATACAGAGTTACCATTCCCACGTATTTCATACGATGAGGCAATTGAATTATTAAATGCTAATGGCTTTGACGATATTAAATGGGGCGATGATTTTGGTTCGCCACATGAAACTTATATCGCGAACCATTTCAGTAAACCAGTTTTCATTACTAACTATCCTAAAGGAATTAAACCATTCTATATGCCTTCACCAGAAGACCGTGATGATGTTGTAATCTGTGCGGACTTAATTGCACCAGAAGGCTACGGTGAAATTATCGGTGGTAGTGAACGTGCAATTGGATACGAAAACATGAAACAACGTATTGAAGACAACAACCTAAGTTTAGACGACTATGGTTGGTACTTAGATCTAAATAAATACGGTCCAGTTCCTCACTCAGGATTTGGTCTAGGTTTAGAACGTGCCGTGACTTGGATTTCAGGGATTGAACATATTCGTGAAGCAAGTCCATTCCCACGTCTATTACACCGTATTTACCCATAGTAATAAACAATATAACGAAGAGTCCAATTTGGGCTCTTTTTTGTTTTTTTGATTATTTAATTACTAGTTTATTCAATGAAATTAAGGTCTTTAAGGTGGTTGTCTGTTATTTATTCTTCCTCCTTGTAGATTATAATTGACAGTATCAAGTGTATTAGTTAATATAGTACACATAGAACAGTTGGTTGAAAGGAGGAAGAAACGTGCAATTAGATAAGATGAGCCGAAAACCTTTGTATGAACAAGTCGTTTATGGCATAAAACAAGATATCTTATTAGGGATTATAGAGGCAGATGAAAAGTTACCGTCTGTTAGAGAACTGGCAAGTCAATTATTAATTAATCCTAATACCATTAGTAAGGCGTATAAACAACTAGAAGCTGAAGGGGTTATTATGACAATCCGTGGTAAAGGGACATTTGTTGCGAGACAAGAAACGGCGCAACGAGATGAACGTAAAGTTGAAAGTATTAAGGCTAAAATGAAAGAAGTCGTTATTGAAGCGATTTATCAAAATGTTGAAGAAACCGAATTAATCTCTTGGATAAAGGACATTGTGAGTGAGAATGGAGGAATGAGAAATGAAGGTTGAACATTTAAGTAAAGAAATTGATCAACGTCTAATTATAGATGATATAAGTTTTGAATTAAAAAGGGGAGAAATTGTTGGCCTGATTGGACGTAATGGGGAAGGAAAAACAACCCTCTTTCGCTTATTAGCGAATCACTATAATAAAACAGCTGGTAATGTGTTTATCAATGAAGAGAACATTGACCGCCATCGCGATTTATATAGTCAGCTATTTTATATTGATAGTCAATATCATAGCTTAAACGGTATGTCGCCTTTACAAATTTCTAAAATGTATCAAGAACTTTATCCGATGTTTGAAGCTGATAGATTTAAGAACTTGGTTGTAAGAAATGAATTGCCGTTAACGAAAACTTACCGAACTTATTCAAAAGGGATGCAGGGATTACTACAAATTATTTTAGCTATTTGTACGAATGCCAATTATATATTGCTTGACGAACCCTTAGACGGTTTAGACTTTTATGTCAAAAAACAAGCTCTGCAATTGTTATTATCAGAAGTTGCAGATCATCAAAAAACGTTATTAATTAGTTCGCATAATTTAGAAGAATTAGAATATATAATCGATCGGGCGTTAATTATTAAAGCGGGTCGTTTAGTGAAAGATTACCATCTTGATGAAGTAAAAGAAGCGGTGAAGAAAGTTCAGATGATTTTTCCGAATAACGAATTACCTAGTTTTGTGACCGAACACGCGATGATTATTGAGCGTAGAGGGAAAGTGAGTGTCGGTATTTTTGCTGAATTAACGGATGAGATTTTAAAAGAGATTTCTAAATATCAACCTATTTTATTCGAAGAGTTACCGATTAGTCTAGAAGATGTGGTCGCTTCTCAAGTTTTAGATGAAGCAGAATTAAATAAGTCACAGCAGGGAGGAACGTCAAATGAATAAATCGTTAATAAAGATTGTCTGGCAACGTCATAAATGGATACTAATTGCTGGATTAGTAGTGATTATAGGTAGTTATATGCAATCATTGACAACTCAGTATACTAGCTGGAAAAGTCAGCATGATTATTATTATTCAAAAGAATACAAAGAGATGTTTGAGGAAGAAGTAAAAAATAACTTAGCAGAAGGCTATGACGGGGCGATTTACTATGTGGGTGATGAGATGGAGGAACGCTACACCCAAGATTTTGATGTTTATCAAGCCAATGATTTAGAGACTATGCGCATATTTGAGGACGACCATAATGTTTACGGAATTAGCTACTATAGCTATTTTTTCTATAGTTTACTATCGTTGGTGACAATATTCTTTGGATTAGCCGTGTTTCTATTTGACAATAATGGTAATTTTAATCAAACATTATTTTCTTCACGTTTTACTAGAAAACAAATTTTTTGGACCAAACTTAGCCTATTTAGCTTAGTGTTTTTTATCGCTCATATTATCGGAACGTTTATCTATCTAACAGGGATGTATAGCTTAATTCCAAATGATATGATGGGGGCAAGTATCACTGAACTATTGCCTAGTGTCATCGCAACTATTTTAGTGGGAGGCTGTTATTTCTTTGTTTCTGTTTTAGGCGGTGTGATAATGGGACAATGGCTATTTGCGGTCCCAACAGTGATGGTATTTCTATTGTCTACTGAGTACTTTGCTAGTACGATTAAAGAGTGGTTAATTGTGTTTAGTGGTCAGTACGATGCTTACTATAATGGTTATGATTATGATGAGTTATCTCAAAAGTATCATTTGTCTTCTTGGGTTACGAGCTATGGGAAAGGCGACGTGCCAATGTCCCAATGGTTAATGATGGGAGCGATTATGATAGTCTGTGTTGCAGCTAGCTATTGGTTATTTAAACGTTTATCAACTGATAATGTTCATCAATATATTGCCTTTGATTTCTTAAAGAAACCAGTTTTAATAACAGCGATGGTCTATATTTTCTTTAGTGTTTTTTCAATTCCTTTCTTTGCGACAGTCGTTTATGAGAAGTTAGGAGCTGTGATGGCGATGATGGGAATCATGTTGGTCACTATGGCGATGTTTTATATCGTTTTCTACTTGTTGATATATCGTCAATTCCCTTTTAGTAAAAATGAAAAAATTTTTGAATTAAAAGTTAAATAATGAGTTATTTATTGAGTACGGAGTAAATCTTCGTACTTTTTTTGAAAAAACAGTATAAAAAAAGTAGATTTTTTATATGAATATTGATATATTAAGTATAATTTAAAAAAGGAGGATTATGTATGGGGTATTTACAAAGAGCTTGGGCAAGTGTAACAAGAAAAAAAGGCAAATCATTCATCTTGTTTGCGGTCATTTTTATTTTAGGAAATGTGATTGCGGGAGCAATTGCTATTCAACAAGCTACGAGTAATGTTGAAAAAAACATCAAAAAATCTTTGAGTGCTAGCGCAACACTCACAGTTGATTATGAAAAATTAGAAAAGGCTAGTGAAGATTTTGATTACGAGAGTTTAAAATCTCAAGACTTGAAGGTGATTAATCAAATTGGTGAATTACCACAAGTTGACTATATGGATTATACGCTTCAAGATTACCAACAAGTGAAAAAAATCAAAACAATCAGCTCGGAAAATATGGGTGGAATGGATGGTTTAAACTATAAAGGTGGGAATCAACCAGGAATTAGTGATATTAAAAAAGGTTTAGTAGAGCTAAAGGATGGCCGTGTTTTTGATGAGAACGAAATTGAAAACGGTAAACAAGTCGGATTGATTTCAAAAGAACTAGCGAAAGCCAATAATTTAAAAGTAGGAGATAAATTTGTCATTGAACAATTACAAGATTTTTCATGGCTTGATGATGTCACGTCTTCAGATTCAGAAGATATGGAAGAAGATGGAACGGGTATGCCAACGATAACTAATGAAAACAGCGTTAATGTTAATTTTTTGATTGAAATTATTGGTTTATTTGATTTAGTTGATAAATCCAAAGATAAACCCAGAACGCAAAATCAAGAGGATCAATTTGCCTCTGAAATGCAGAAAACAGAACTTCAAAACACTGTTTATTTACCAAATAATACGATGAAGAAAAATACGCGCCAAATTGCTGAAGCTGTGAAAAAACAAAATCCTAGTTTTTTCGAAAATATGTATGGTGATAGTTCATTCGATGAGATTGAAAAAGAATATTCATTTGGGCAACCTTTTTACATGTTGAAATCACCTGAAGAGGCTGAAAGTTTCAGAGAAGACGCGCAAGCGCTTTTAACAAAATATGATAAGGTAGTCTTGTCGACAGATCAATATGATGATGTTGCAGGTCCATTGAATCAGATGTCTAAATTATCAACCATTGTGTTATGGGTAGCTATCGGTGCTTCTATTGTGATAGTTAGTTTAGTGGTGCTATTGTTCTTACGCGATCGCAAACATGAATTGGGTGTTTATTTATCAATGGGTGAAAAGCGTGGAAAAGTGATTGGTCAAATAGTTGTTGAGGTTTTAACGATCGCGATTATAGCCTTAAGTGCTTCAGTAGTAACAGGGAACTTTGTTGCGAGTTCAGTTTCGGATTCAATGATTGCAGCAAATGTGAAAAAAGAAAATGAAAAAGCGCAAGATGGCTTTACGATGGACTATGAATATCAAGCGTTAGGTGCAACGGCGATTAGCCAAGAGGAAGTGTTAGACGCTTATCAAGTGAAGTTAACACCTAAATTTGTTGGCTTATTTTATGGCGTTGGTTTAGTGACGATTCTATTGTCTGTCTTGGTCCCACTACTGTATATTGTACGCTTAAATCCGAAGAAAATTTTAATGTAGGAGGGAAAAGGAATGGCGATTTTAGAAGCGAAA
This is a stretch of genomic DNA from Vagococcus zengguangii. It encodes these proteins:
- a CDS encoding DUF5590 domain-containing protein; its protein translation is MYKKIMIALIALLVIIISGSVLIFVKSVQPHQQAEKQALAFAKKYIDLETVDEFYWFNRKETNFSLVGTTEKGSEIVAFIPESGDKIKVMKQKEGINYDQVISLIEKDYQPNKILRVNLGMIDDIPQWEVVVQNEDETLTYYLIGFESGKIISVIENV
- a CDS encoding pyridoxal phosphate-dependent aminotransferase, with the protein product MELSKRAKQLSPSATLATAQKAQDLKKTGVDVISLSLGQPDFVTPINVQQAAILSIENGEASFYAPSNGIYPLRQAIIDRIETDYGKRYELDEVVVTDGAKFALYALFQAVLNSEDEVIIPVPYWVSYAEQVKLAQGVPVFVETKESNQFKATVQDLEAARTDKTKLVIINSPSNPTGMLYSKEELEAIGNWAVKHDIYIVADEIYGKLIYNGYEFTSMIELSDAIRKQTFIINGVSKSYAMTGWRIGYVLGDKEVVKAINTINSQSISNCAAVSQYAAVEALSGPQNSVEEMRQSFEERLNTIYPLVAALPGVTIEKPKSAFYLYPNIRETLNLCGYENVTDFVNDLLEEAHVAVVSGEGFGTHDHIRISYATDIDTLKKGVERIASFIEKKQK
- the asnS gene encoding asparagine--tRNA ligase; amino-acid sequence: MERIRIIDSKDHVGEIVQIGGWIANKRSSGKIAFLQLRDGSAFFQGVVVKNEVPEEVFETAKGLSQETSVIVTGEIREDSRSKFGYEIGIQNIEVVGESNEYPITPKEHGTDFLMDNRHLWLRSSRQHAIMQIRNEIIRATYEFYNSRGFTKIDPPILTSSAPEGTTELFSTDYFGQDAYLSQTGQLYAEAAAMAFGKVFSFGPTFRAEKSKTRRHLTEFWMIEPEMAFVKHEESLQIQEQYVAFLVQSVLDNCDYALDVLGRDKDLLKTYTELPFPRISYDEAIELLNANGFDDIKWGDDFGSPHETYIANHFSKPVFITNYPKGIKPFYMPSPEDRDDVVICADLIAPEGYGEIIGGSERAIGYENMKQRIEDNNLSLDDYGWYLDLNKYGPVPHSGFGLGLERAVTWISGIEHIREASPFPRLLHRIYP
- a CDS encoding GntR family transcriptional regulator encodes the protein MQLDKMSRKPLYEQVVYGIKQDILLGIIEADEKLPSVRELASQLLINPNTISKAYKQLEAEGVIMTIRGKGTFVARQETAQRDERKVESIKAKMKEVVIEAIYQNVEETELISWIKDIVSENGGMRNEG
- a CDS encoding ABC transporter ATP-binding protein, which translates into the protein MKVEHLSKEIDQRLIIDDISFELKRGEIVGLIGRNGEGKTTLFRLLANHYNKTAGNVFINEENIDRHRDLYSQLFYIDSQYHSLNGMSPLQISKMYQELYPMFEADRFKNLVVRNELPLTKTYRTYSKGMQGLLQIILAICTNANYILLDEPLDGLDFYVKKQALQLLLSEVADHQKTLLISSHNLEELEYIIDRALIIKAGRLVKDYHLDEVKEAVKKVQMIFPNNELPSFVTEHAMIIERRGKVSVGIFAELTDEILKEISKYQPILFEELPISLEDVVASQVLDEAELNKSQQGGTSNE
- a CDS encoding ABC transporter permease; this translates as MGYLQRAWASVTRKKGKSFILFAVIFILGNVIAGAIAIQQATSNVEKNIKKSLSASATLTVDYEKLEKASEDFDYESLKSQDLKVINQIGELPQVDYMDYTLQDYQQVKKIKTISSENMGGMDGLNYKGGNQPGISDIKKGLVELKDGRVFDENEIENGKQVGLISKELAKANNLKVGDKFVIEQLQDFSWLDDVTSSDSEDMEEDGTGMPTITNENSVNVNFLIEIIGLFDLVDKSKDKPRTQNQEDQFASEMQKTELQNTVYLPNNTMKKNTRQIAEAVKKQNPSFFENMYGDSSFDEIEKEYSFGQPFYMLKSPEEAESFREDAQALLTKYDKVVLSTDQYDDVAGPLNQMSKLSTIVLWVAIGASIVIVSLVVLLFLRDRKHELGVYLSMGEKRGKVIGQIVVEVLTIAIIALSASVVTGNFVASSVSDSMIAANVKKENEKAQDGFTMDYEYQALGATAISQEEVLDAYQVKLTPKFVGLFYGVGLVTILLSVLVPLLYIVRLNPKKILM